One genomic region from Flagellimonas oceani encodes:
- a CDS encoding M1 family metallopeptidase encodes MKHLRSLFFSAFFGATLFLSAQSSDWQQHVDYTMDVQMDVKTYQYTGTQKLVYTNNSPDDLNRVFYHLYYNAFQPGSEMDIRLQSIKDPDKRMMEDGKSRIASLSESEMGYLHAESLTQDGQPVTFTEEGTILVVDLAKPIPSGGKTTLEMTFNGQVPLQIRRSGRNSSEGVALSMSQWYPKLSEYDFEGWHPNPYIAREFHGVWGDFDVKITLDKDYTVGGSGYLQNPNEIGHGYETPGTKVKTKGKTLTWHFKAPQVHDFMWAADPDYIHDIYEMEGGPTLHFLYKDNPEFNENWKNLQPKTAEAMKFFSNNVGKYPYKQYSVVQGGDGGMEYAMSTLITGEREFGSLVGVMVHEMAHSWFQHVLATNESEHEWMDEGFTSFISSLCMNQIMEQNKQNPFEGSYRGYYALVNSGLEMPQSTHADRYPTNFAYGISAYSKGSIFLSQLGYIIGQDKLMETIQKYFEDFKFKHPVPNDIKRTAEKVSGMELNWYLTDWTQTTNTIDYGIKTVDADGDNTKVALERIGEMPMPLDILVVGKDGTQETYYIPLRMMYGEKENPYPNLNRTVLDDWPWAFPTYEFTLDMPLENVQAIMIDPSQLMADVDGENNVYQAEE; translated from the coding sequence ATGAAGCATTTACGATCCCTCTTTTTTTCGGCCTTTTTTGGCGCTACCCTTTTTTTAAGTGCGCAATCAAGCGACTGGCAACAGCACGTGGACTATACCATGGATGTACAGATGGATGTAAAGACCTATCAGTACACCGGCACACAAAAATTGGTCTATACCAACAATTCCCCGGATGATTTAAATCGTGTTTTTTACCATTTATACTACAATGCATTTCAACCTGGCAGTGAAATGGACATTAGGCTCCAAAGTATCAAGGACCCCGATAAACGAATGATGGAAGACGGGAAAAGCAGGATTGCATCCCTATCAGAAAGTGAAATGGGGTATCTCCATGCCGAATCGCTTACCCAAGATGGCCAACCCGTGACTTTTACCGAGGAAGGAACCATTCTTGTGGTTGATTTGGCCAAGCCTATTCCTTCCGGAGGAAAAACCACTTTGGAAATGACGTTCAACGGACAGGTTCCGCTTCAAATCAGACGTTCGGGAAGAAACAGTAGCGAAGGCGTTGCGCTTTCCATGAGCCAATGGTACCCAAAATTGTCTGAATATGATTTTGAAGGGTGGCATCCCAATCCATACATAGCCCGTGAATTCCATGGCGTTTGGGGCGATTTTGATGTAAAAATCACCTTGGACAAGGATTACACCGTAGGTGGCTCCGGATATCTTCAGAATCCAAATGAAATCGGACACGGATATGAAACACCCGGCACAAAAGTAAAAACCAAGGGCAAAACCTTGACTTGGCATTTTAAAGCACCACAAGTACACGACTTTATGTGGGCGGCCGACCCAGACTACATCCACGACATTTATGAAATGGAAGGTGGCCCAACGCTTCATTTCTTGTACAAGGACAATCCAGAGTTCAATGAAAACTGGAAAAACCTACAGCCGAAAACGGCGGAAGCCATGAAATTTTTCAGCAATAATGTTGGTAAATATCCTTATAAACAATATTCCGTTGTACAGGGAGGCGATGGTGGAATGGAATATGCCATGAGCACCTTGATCACCGGCGAACGCGAATTCGGAAGCCTGGTCGGGGTTATGGTTCACGAAATGGCCCACTCTTGGTTCCAGCACGTGCTTGCGACCAACGAGTCCGAACACGAATGGATGGACGAAGGTTTTACTTCTTTCATCAGTAGCTTGTGCATGAACCAGATCATGGAACAGAACAAGCAAAACCCTTTTGAAGGTTCCTATCGCGGATACTACGCTTTGGTAAACTCCGGTCTGGAAATGCCACAGTCCACCCATGCGGACAGATATCCCACGAACTTTGCCTATGGCATTTCAGCTTATAGCAAAGGTTCTATTTTCCTTTCCCAATTGGGGTATATAATCGGGCAGGACAAGTTGATGGAAACCATTCAAAAGTACTTTGAAGACTTTAAGTTCAAGCATCCCGTTCCGAACGATATCAAAAGAACTGCAGAAAAAGTATCCGGCATGGAGCTCAACTGGTATTTGACCGACTGGACCCAGACTACCAACACCATCGATTACGGAATCAAAACTGTTGATGCAGATGGCGATAACACCAAAGTTGCCTTGGAGCGCATCGGTGAAATGCCAATGCCGTTGGATATCCTGGTCGTTGGAAAGGACGGAACACAGGAAACATACTACATCCCATTGCGGATGATGTACGGTGAAAAAGAAAATCCATATCCAAACCTAAACCGCACTGTTCTGGACGATTGGCCATGGGCTTTCCCAACATACGAATTTACCTTGGACATGCCCTTGGAGAACGTACAGGCCATTATGATAGACCCATCCCAACTGATGGCGGATGTAGATGGAGAAAACAACGTGTATCAGGCAGAGGAATAA
- a CDS encoding ribonuclease P protein component, with product MKNKIIPYNPRLKEFARQLRKNSTLSEVLLWEKIKQRALGVQFHRQVPLLEYIVDFYCHELQLAIEIDGISHEFKYDKDAERERQLEKVGVHLIRLQDSEVKKNMFSVLMTLKEVINEMQSKKPGFELEITPLKSPQGDISFPKKEKLTNKKLFEALFTEGKSLHVFPIKLIYLPVDFNDGPQVKVAVVAPKRRFKTAVARNHIKRLMREAYRLNKPLIFNNIEGNFAFIFLYLGKKAPSFDEVETAMKKLLDAFINKESHEKID from the coding sequence TTGAAAAACAAGATTATTCCATACAATCCAAGGTTAAAAGAGTTCGCTAGGCAACTGCGTAAAAACAGCACGCTCTCTGAAGTCCTTCTGTGGGAAAAAATAAAACAGCGTGCTTTGGGGGTTCAATTTCATCGACAAGTGCCTCTCCTTGAGTACATTGTTGACTTTTATTGCCATGAATTACAGCTCGCTATTGAAATTGATGGGATATCTCATGAGTTCAAATATGATAAGGATGCAGAAAGAGAACGTCAACTAGAAAAAGTGGGCGTACATTTGATTCGGCTACAAGATAGTGAGGTCAAAAAAAATATGTTCAGTGTTTTGATGACCTTAAAAGAAGTCATAAATGAAATGCAAAGTAAAAAGCCTGGTTTTGAATTAGAAATTACACCCCTAAAGTCCCCTCAAGGGGACATTTCCTTCCCCAAAAAAGAGAAGCTGACCAATAAAAAACTGTTCGAAGCGCTCTTTACAGAAGGCAAGTCATTACATGTATTTCCCATCAAGCTCATCTATTTACCCGTTGATTTTAATGATGGCCCGCAGGTAAAAGTTGCGGTGGTCGCCCCAAAAAGAAGGTTTAAAACCGCAGTGGCCCGTAACCACATCAAACGACTGATGAGAGAGGCGTACCGGCTCAACAAGCCCCTCATTTTTAACAACATTGAAGGAAATTTTGCGTTCATATTTTTATACCTTGGCAAGAAGGCTCCAAGTTTTGATGAAGTTGAAACGGCCATGAAAAAGCTATTAGATGCCTTTATAAATAAAGAATCCCATGAAAAGATTGATTAG
- the dcm gene encoding DNA (cytosine-5-)-methyltransferase, with the protein MQQLKVCELFAGVGGFRLGLESTKHYKVVWSNQWEPSTKMQHASLVYEARFGAENHSNANIETVKTEEIPDHDVLVGGFPCQDYSVATSLKNSKGLIGKKGVLWWSIHRILSEKKNKPKYLFLENVDRLLKSPSSQRGRDFAVMLRSLSDLGYAVEWRVINAAEYGMPQRRRRVFFLAYLKGTDVYKNLQKANPTDWILRDSTFCESFPVEQSTKNLVEFDLEKDLVQLSNNFNKEEGLSPFLNTGICINGKVSTLKTAPSYDGKRTVLSDILKKGAVAPEYSIDEADLPKWEYLKGAKKEIRKTSTGFEYNYSEGSMVFPDALDQPSRTIITGEGGKSPSRFKHVVQTSKGLRRLLPVELERLNMFPDNHTKLEGISDAKRAFFMGNALVVGIVEKIGVSLFRKISELEKQLQN; encoded by the coding sequence ATGCAACAACTTAAAGTCTGTGAACTTTTTGCGGGTGTTGGCGGTTTTCGCTTGGGATTGGAAAGCACAAAACACTACAAAGTAGTGTGGAGCAACCAATGGGAGCCTTCCACTAAAATGCAGCATGCATCTTTGGTCTATGAGGCACGGTTTGGTGCCGAAAATCATTCCAACGCAAATATAGAAACCGTAAAAACGGAGGAAATTCCCGACCATGATGTACTAGTTGGGGGCTTTCCGTGCCAAGACTATTCCGTTGCGACTTCCTTAAAAAATTCCAAGGGACTCATTGGTAAAAAAGGAGTGCTCTGGTGGTCCATTCACCGGATTCTTTCGGAGAAGAAAAATAAGCCCAAATACTTGTTTCTCGAAAATGTGGACCGTCTATTAAAATCGCCCTCCAGCCAACGGGGCCGGGATTTTGCCGTAATGCTCCGTAGTTTGTCGGATTTGGGCTATGCCGTGGAATGGCGCGTGATCAATGCGGCCGAGTATGGTATGCCACAGCGCCGAAGGCGCGTTTTTTTTCTGGCGTATTTAAAAGGTACGGACGTTTATAAAAACCTTCAGAAAGCCAATCCTACCGACTGGATTTTAAGGGATAGTACATTTTGTGAGTCCTTTCCTGTTGAGCAATCCACAAAAAATCTTGTTGAATTTGATTTGGAAAAGGATTTGGTCCAGTTATCGAACAATTTCAATAAGGAAGAAGGGCTGTCCCCGTTCTTGAACACAGGGATTTGTATAAACGGGAAAGTATCTACCCTAAAAACTGCCCCTTCGTACGATGGCAAAAGAACCGTCCTCTCCGATATTTTGAAAAAAGGTGCCGTTGCTCCGGAATATAGTATTGACGAAGCCGACCTGCCGAAATGGGAATATTTAAAGGGGGCAAAAAAAGAAATACGCAAGACCAGCACTGGTTTTGAATACAATTACAGCGAGGGCAGCATGGTTTTCCCCGATGCCCTTGATCAACCTTCCAGAACTATAATAACCGGTGAGGGCGGCAAGTCCCCATCCCGGTTTAAGCACGTGGTCCAGACCTCCAAGGGACTGCGAAGACTCTTACCTGTTGAATTGGAACGGTTGAACATGTTTCCAGATAACCATACCAAATTGGAGGGCATTTCGGATGCCAAACGTGCCTTTTTTATGGGCAACGCACTGGTTGTGGGCATTGTGGAAAAAATAGGTGTTTCCCTGTTCCGGAAAATATCCGAACTTGAAAAGCAACTTCAAAACTGA
- a CDS encoding GNAT family N-acetyltransferase: MQVSVKTFDELSTKELYQILRLRSAVFVVEQDCVYQDVDNKDQKALHVMGIKDKEVVAYTRMFKPGDYFDNVSIGRVVVSKEQRKYGLGKQIMLASLAAINQKFPGQTIEISAQSYLLKFYRELGFNATGEEYLEDGIPHRRMLKTE, encoded by the coding sequence ATGCAAGTATCCGTTAAAACCTTTGATGAGCTATCAACCAAAGAACTTTACCAAATTCTGCGACTCCGCAGTGCCGTTTTTGTAGTGGAGCAGGACTGCGTGTACCAAGATGTGGACAACAAAGACCAAAAAGCACTTCATGTCATGGGAATTAAAGATAAGGAAGTAGTTGCTTACACACGAATGTTTAAACCGGGCGATTATTTTGATAATGTGAGTATTGGCAGGGTAGTGGTAAGCAAAGAACAACGCAAATACGGTTTGGGCAAACAGATCATGTTGGCATCCTTGGCTGCAATAAATCAAAAATTCCCCGGGCAGACCATAGAGATTTCGGCGCAATCCTATCTATTAAAATTTTATAGGGAATTAGGTTTTAATGCCACTGGAGAAGAATATTTGGAAGATGGGATTCCACATCGTAGAATGTTGAAGACCGAATAA
- a CDS encoding S41 family peptidase yields MKRLIRKQVLVPVLAVVVLVGASSFKSDFFEIAKQIEIFTTLFKELNMNYVDETNPAELMDSAIKSMLEELDPYTQFLNEQDVESFKINNAGEYSGIGALVRSYENKLVVVEPYQGYAADKAGLKAGDEIIKIGETLVADFDDNAGELLKGANNSTVEVTFLRQGETKTTTITRGGVEVDAVPFYDMIDDKTGYIVLSRFNQKASKQTQTALQDLKGRGAERLILDLRGNPGGLLSEAINVTNLFVPKGELIVTTKSKVKKFNQEYRTRNKAEDLEIPLVVLVNGKSASASEIVSGGLQDLDRAVIVGARSFGKGLVQRPLKLTYGTQLKVTISRYYTPSGRCIQSLDYWNRDEQGNAVRNTNFNEFTTRNGRKVWDGGGVMPDITIESLKTNSLIDALEANNIVFDYATQYFYDHNFDSVDSFNFSSSDYSAFKAYAAEQNFSYQTKTEKVLEETINGDDTLLGSEVQEKYKDLLLAVNRGKINALDTYEDEIKKNLEDEIITRYFYREGLYKHYLKHDDAILTAKELLADNAKYSKILN; encoded by the coding sequence ATGAAAAGATTGATTAGAAAGCAGGTTTTGGTTCCCGTTTTGGCGGTTGTGGTCCTGGTCGGGGCCAGTAGTTTTAAAAGCGACTTTTTTGAAATTGCCAAACAGATAGAAATCTTTACGACCCTCTTCAAGGAGCTCAACATGAATTATGTGGACGAGACCAATCCCGCCGAATTGATGGATTCCGCCATAAAGAGCATGTTGGAAGAACTGGATCCCTATACCCAGTTTTTGAACGAGCAGGATGTAGAATCTTTCAAAATCAACAATGCGGGGGAATACTCCGGCATTGGCGCTCTTGTCCGTTCCTATGAAAACAAATTGGTCGTTGTGGAGCCATATCAAGGGTATGCAGCGGACAAAGCAGGATTAAAGGCCGGAGACGAAATTATAAAGATTGGGGAAACCTTGGTCGCCGATTTTGACGATAACGCAGGAGAGCTGCTCAAAGGTGCCAACAACTCCACTGTTGAGGTCACTTTTTTACGGCAGGGAGAAACCAAAACCACCACCATTACCAGAGGTGGCGTGGAGGTAGATGCCGTTCCTTTTTATGATATGATCGATGATAAAACCGGATATATTGTTTTGTCCCGTTTTAACCAAAAAGCTTCCAAACAGACACAAACTGCTTTGCAGGACCTTAAGGGCCGTGGTGCCGAAAGATTGATTCTTGACCTTAGGGGAAATCCCGGCGGTCTTTTGTCCGAAGCGATAAACGTAACCAATCTCTTTGTACCAAAAGGCGAACTTATCGTTACCACAAAATCCAAGGTGAAAAAATTCAATCAAGAATATAGGACGAGAAACAAAGCTGAGGACTTGGAGATTCCTTTGGTTGTGCTTGTTAATGGAAAAAGCGCATCGGCCAGCGAGATTGTTTCGGGCGGACTTCAAGATCTGGACAGGGCCGTAATCGTCGGTGCAAGGAGTTTTGGCAAAGGCCTGGTTCAGCGGCCGCTCAAGCTTACGTACGGCACACAGTTAAAGGTCACCATTTCCAGATATTACACCCCTTCCGGTAGATGCATCCAATCGTTGGATTATTGGAACCGGGACGAACAGGGAAACGCTGTCAGGAACACCAATTTTAACGAGTTTACCACCAGAAACGGAAGAAAGGTCTGGGACGGGGGCGGTGTAATGCCGGATATCACCATCGAGTCCTTGAAAACAAACTCCCTGATCGATGCTTTGGAAGCCAACAACATCGTTTTTGATTATGCAACGCAATATTTCTACGACCATAATTTTGATTCCGTCGACAGCTTTAACTTTTCAAGCTCGGATTACAGCGCTTTCAAGGCCTACGCGGCGGAACAGAACTTCTCTTACCAGACAAAAACCGAAAAGGTTTTGGAGGAGACCATTAACGGTGATGATACCTTGCTCGGCTCCGAGGTCCAAGAAAAGTACAAGGACCTTCTTCTTGCCGTAAACAGGGGAAAAATCAATGCGCTGGATACCTATGAAGACGAAATCAAGAAAAATCTGGAAGACGAGATCATTACCAGATATTTTTACCGGGAAGGTCTTTATAAACATTATTTAAAACATGATGATGCGATCTTGACCGCAAAAGAATTATTGGCCGACAACGCCAAATACTCCAAAATTTTAAATTAA
- a CDS encoding cation diffusion facilitator family transporter, translated as MGHHHHHGHSHSHAHPDLQGRNLLISIFLNIGITLAQIIGGLLSGSLALLSDALHNFSDVLSLIISYVARRLGQQKASNLKTFGYKRAEILAAFINAATLVVVAIILMKEAVERLMDPQEIESNLVIWLALVAIAGNGFSVLLLKKDSKNNMNMKSAYLHLLTDMMASVAVLIGGVLMKYFQIYWVDAILTMIIGVYLIYMGYDLLKESTKVLMLFTPKTVVIQDIVESICTIEPVKNVHHVHIWQLNEDEVHLEAHIDFKNDIRLSEFDEILEKIEEHVYHKHGINHVNIQPEFDKCDSKSVIVQD; from the coding sequence ATGGGTCACCATCACCATCACGGACATTCACATTCGCACGCCCATCCCGATCTACAGGGAAGGAACCTCCTTATTTCCATTTTCCTGAACATTGGGATCACGTTGGCACAAATTATAGGGGGATTGCTATCGGGCAGTCTTGCATTATTATCGGATGCCCTTCATAATTTTAGTGATGTACTTAGTTTGATAATAAGCTATGTGGCCAGGCGATTGGGACAACAAAAAGCATCCAATCTTAAAACCTTTGGGTATAAACGAGCTGAGATTTTGGCAGCATTCATCAATGCCGCGACTCTGGTTGTTGTGGCCATTATCTTAATGAAAGAAGCTGTGGAAAGATTGATGGATCCGCAGGAAATAGAATCCAACCTCGTTATTTGGCTCGCTTTGGTCGCCATTGCAGGAAACGGGTTTAGTGTATTGTTGTTGAAAAAGGATTCAAAGAACAATATGAACATGAAATCTGCCTATTTACATCTCCTTACCGATATGATGGCATCCGTAGCCGTTTTAATAGGTGGTGTTCTGATGAAATATTTTCAGATCTATTGGGTGGATGCCATCCTTACCATGATCATTGGTGTCTACCTTATTTATATGGGGTATGATCTGTTGAAGGAATCCACCAAGGTATTGATGCTCTTCACGCCAAAAACCGTGGTCATCCAAGATATTGTGGAATCCATCTGTACCATAGAGCCCGTTAAAAATGTGCACCACGTACATATTTGGCAACTCAATGAAGACGAAGTCCACCTGGAGGCCCATATCGATTTTAAAAATGATATCCGCCTTTCCGAGTTTGATGAAATCCTTGAAAAAATCGAAGAGCACGTGTATCATAAGCATGGGATAAACCATGTAAACATACAACCGGAGTTTGATAAGTGCGATTCCAAAAGCGTAATAGTCCAAGATTAA
- the rpiB gene encoding ribose 5-phosphate isomerase B, with protein sequence MKIAIGNDHAGTDYKLAIIGLLKSKGIEVINYGTDGTDSVDYPDFTHPVATDVEEGKVDFGIVVCGSGNGATMTINKHQGVRGALCWNKEITQLAREHNDANILSLPARFIALPQALDMVETFLKTKFQGGRHERRIEKIPCR encoded by the coding sequence ATGAAAATAGCCATAGGAAACGACCATGCGGGAACCGATTATAAACTTGCCATTATCGGTCTGTTAAAATCTAAAGGAATAGAAGTTATCAATTACGGAACAGATGGAACCGACAGTGTGGATTATCCGGATTTTACACATCCTGTAGCTACCGATGTGGAAGAAGGTAAAGTAGATTTTGGCATTGTAGTTTGTGGTAGTGGCAATGGAGCCACCATGACGATCAATAAACACCAGGGTGTTAGGGGAGCCCTTTGTTGGAACAAGGAGATTACCCAATTGGCCAGAGAGCACAACGATGCCAATATTTTAAGCTTACCGGCTCGCTTTATTGCACTACCGCAGGCATTGGATATGGTGGAAACATTCTTAAAAACAAAGTTTCAAGGCGGTCGTCACGAACGTAGAATAGAAAAAATTCCATGTAGATAA
- a CDS encoding S8 family peptidase codes for MNRTYNKLSFLSLSAALFLMGCGSTALVSTPVDNIDSVPLKVAELTETEKKNWGHLDLIKDTIPGMSVDKAYDEIIKNRKGKTVVVAVLDSGMDLEHEDLKGVLWTNSDEIPNNGKDDDGNGYVDDIHGYNFLGKSYNEQLEYVRMLRLNIGDASERAEARLLLDKEYPEAVQNKQQYEQIFQVVKGADELVKNELGKETYTKKDLLSIEPKTAQMEQSVAVLTQMFTYGDSITEVLEELEEGITYFTDQANYNLNKDFNGREPVGDDPYDIDDVPYGNGNPKNMVDTESHGTHVAGIIAAKRNNGIGMNGVAKNVEIMSIRAVPNGDEYDKDIALGIRYAVDNGASIINCSFGKSFSPKAEWVYDAIKYAASKNVLIVHAAGNDGDDLEIPENRNYPNDDMDSDSEFVDNLITVGALSSSYGSKMVASFSNYGKQRVDVFAPGDAIYSTMPNSEYEFQGGTSMAAPAVAGVAALILSYYPDLSASQVKSIIMQSGLRTKTSVIVAGDETKATTFDKISKSGKMVNAYNALILADNISNGKMTLESNSK; via the coding sequence CCTGTCTCTGTCCGCTGCCCTATTTTTAATGGGCTGCGGGTCTACCGCGTTGGTTTCGACCCCAGTTGATAACATTGACTCCGTACCCTTGAAAGTTGCCGAACTTACCGAAACGGAAAAGAAAAACTGGGGACACTTGGACCTCATCAAGGACACTATTCCGGGAATGAGCGTGGACAAGGCCTACGATGAAATCATTAAGAACAGAAAAGGGAAGACCGTTGTTGTGGCCGTTTTGGATTCGGGCATGGATCTGGAGCACGAAGATTTAAAGGGCGTCCTTTGGACCAATTCCGACGAAATACCCAATAATGGCAAGGACGATGATGGCAATGGGTATGTGGACGATATACACGGTTATAACTTTTTGGGCAAATCCTATAACGAGCAACTGGAATATGTTAGAATGCTACGTTTAAACATCGGGGATGCATCAGAGAGGGCGGAAGCAAGACTTTTGCTCGACAAGGAGTATCCCGAGGCCGTTCAGAACAAACAGCAGTACGAACAAATATTTCAGGTGGTGAAAGGTGCCGATGAACTTGTTAAAAACGAGTTGGGCAAAGAGACCTACACCAAAAAGGATTTGCTATCCATAGAACCAAAAACGGCGCAAATGGAGCAAAGTGTTGCCGTATTGACCCAAATGTTCACTTATGGCGATAGTATTACAGAGGTGTTGGAAGAGCTTGAAGAAGGCATCACTTATTTTACCGATCAGGCCAACTACAACCTCAACAAAGACTTTAACGGTAGGGAGCCCGTGGGCGACGACCCTTATGATATTGACGACGTTCCGTACGGTAACGGAAATCCAAAGAACATGGTGGATACCGAAAGTCATGGAACCCACGTTGCCGGAATTATCGCTGCAAAAAGAAACAATGGCATTGGTATGAACGGAGTGGCCAAAAACGTTGAGATTATGAGCATTAGGGCCGTTCCAAACGGAGATGAATACGACAAGGACATTGCTTTGGGCATTAGATATGCGGTTGACAATGGAGCGTCCATAATCAACTGTAGCTTTGGAAAATCTTTTTCTCCAAAGGCCGAGTGGGTCTACGATGCCATAAAATATGCCGCCTCCAAGAACGTGTTGATCGTGCATGCCGCGGGTAACGATGGAGACGACCTAGAGATTCCCGAAAACAGAAACTACCCCAACGACGATATGGACAGCGACAGCGAGTTTGTGGACAACCTGATCACCGTTGGAGCACTTTCCAGTAGTTATGGCTCCAAAATGGTAGCCTCTTTTTCCAATTATGGGAAACAACGTGTGGATGTTTTTGCTCCAGGCGATGCCATATATTCCACGATGCCCAATAGCGAATACGAGTTCCAAGGAGGCACATCCATGGCGGCCCCGGCAGTTGCAGGCGTTGCTGCATTGATTCTTTCTTATTATCCAGACCTTTCCGCATCGCAGGTCAAAAGCATCATCATGCAGTCCGGACTTAGAACAAAGACCTCTGTAATTGTTGCCGGTGATGAGACCAAAGCAACCACTTTCGACAAAATTTCCAAGTCCGGTAAGATGGTTAATGCCTATAATGCCTTAATTTTAGCAGACAACATCTCAAACGGCAAAATGACCTTAGAAAGCAATTCAAAATAA
- a CDS encoding DUF3592 domain-containing protein: protein MNYTILTLILVIVVLLFWLNNLMKNCFSRSFCILRNRKNKSIETKEASIISVKTIKKGEKPLLELLLLLENFSGSHIHRKIRVWDSKPSLKRFEQDKTIPVGLNIARKPKDPIFLSQEVCRFSFVFVLICILKIVVYVVGSYILMGEALQKIFSSPEKYEMVFKSSQTWQIGLILIGVSILLYLLLQKIGVLVNGKTSMQNWNLLYYGVAATAIITDHRDTGAFIKNDKAIQFSYVFKNSRGERVEGLDKKFLDDADVASLLESDQLEIMYLPSNPKISRIKENLESQDFILFLNRLFMIVVFIFSAVFVFSFYKTVFGG from the coding sequence ATGAACTACACCATTCTAACGCTCATCCTAGTTATTGTTGTCCTTTTGTTTTGGCTCAATAATCTTATGAAAAATTGTTTTTCTCGGTCTTTTTGTATTCTGAGAAACCGCAAGAACAAATCCATCGAAACAAAGGAAGCCTCGATCATCTCCGTAAAAACCATTAAAAAAGGGGAAAAGCCACTTTTGGAGCTCTTGCTGTTGTTAGAAAACTTTTCCGGGAGCCATATCCATAGAAAAATTAGGGTATGGGACAGCAAGCCCAGCTTAAAACGGTTTGAACAGGATAAGACCATTCCTGTTGGACTGAATATTGCCCGAAAGCCCAAAGACCCCATTTTCCTGTCTCAAGAAGTTTGTCGGTTTTCGTTCGTGTTTGTGCTCATCTGTATTTTAAAAATCGTCGTCTATGTCGTTGGCAGTTACATTTTGATGGGTGAGGCCCTGCAGAAAATATTTTCTTCTCCGGAAAAGTATGAGATGGTATTCAAATCATCACAAACATGGCAGATCGGGCTCATTCTCATCGGGGTAAGCATTCTTTTGTACCTGCTTTTACAAAAAATCGGTGTTTTGGTGAATGGAAAAACCAGTATGCAAAACTGGAACCTATTGTACTACGGCGTTGCGGCAACAGCCATTATTACGGACCACAGGGACACTGGGGCATTTATAAAAAATGACAAGGCCATCCAATTTTCATACGTATTTAAAAACAGTAGAGGTGAAAGGGTCGAGGGGCTTGACAAAAAATTCTTGGACGATGCCGATGTTGCCTCACTTTTGGAATCCGATCAGTTGGAAATTATGTACCTCCCCAGTAACCCGAAGATCTCGCGCATCAAAGAGAATTTGGAGTCCCAAGATTTTATTCTTTTTCTCAACAGACTTTTTATGATAGTGGTCTTTATCTTTTCAGCAGTTTTTGTATTCTCTTTTTACAAAACTGTTTTTGGAGGTTGA